From Hemiscyllium ocellatum isolate sHemOce1 chromosome 40, sHemOce1.pat.X.cur, whole genome shotgun sequence, one genomic window encodes:
- the LOC132834510 gene encoding ras-like protein family member 10B, giving the protein MADFLKIAILGAPGVGKTAIIQRFVWNQFAEGARAPHSGVYHPSVVLNDRIYHLVILDIPALTCFLPPPRPQEWIERWTETGDEDIQPAHAYILVYDICCFASFEYIKAVHQLIVAKRPPGSGKVPILIVGNKRDLQRCRVAPRHNVAALVKRSWKCGYIECSAKYNWHILLLFKELLKTTGCLASRGAHASACLQGGLPTNRCIIL; this is encoded by the exons atgGCTGACTTCCTGAAGATTGCCATCCTGGGCGCTCCTGGGGTGGGCAAGACGGCCATCATCCAGCGGTTTGTGTGGAACCAGTTTGCGGAGGGCGCCCGGGCCCCGCACAGCGGGGTGTACCACCCCTCTGTCGTCCTGAACGACCGCATCTACCACTTGGTCATCTTGGACATCCCAGC GCTGACGTGTTTTCTCCCTCCCCCCCGACCCCAGGAGTGGATCGAGAGGTGGACGGAGACGGGTGATGAAGatatccaacctgcccatgcctaCATCCTGGTGTATGACATCTGCTGCTTTGCCAGCTTCGAGTATATCAAGGCGGTACACCAGCTCATCGTGGCGAAAAG GCCCCCCGGCTCGGGCAAGGTGCCCATCCTGATTGTGGGTAACAAGCGGGACCTGCAGCGGTGCAGGGTGGCGCCCCGGCACAACGTCGCCGCCCTGGTGAAGCGCTCCTGGAAGTGCGGCTACATCGAGTGCTCGGCCAAGTACAACTGGCACATCCTGCTGCTGTTCAAGGAGCTGCTGAAGACCACTGGCTGCCTGGCCTCCAGGGGCGCCCACGCCTCAGCCTGCCTGCAGGGGGGGCTACCAACCAACCGCTGCATCATCCTGTAA